A genome region from Variovorax paradoxus includes the following:
- the pcnB gene encoding polynucleotide adenylyltransferase PcnB: protein MIKKFIDKLLGKSADSTQGKSRFGKRQEVPAEVHKIDPALVDERAKNVVTTLQQAGFEAYVVGGAVRDLLLGLRPKDFDVATNATPEQVKSLFRRAFIIGRRFRIVHVVYGRGREHEVIEVSTFRAYMDNTAAEQVSGNERTSKGELASMKHAVDASGRVLRDNVWGPQEEDAARRDFTVNAMYYDPANQVVVDYHNGIKDAQKLTLRMIGDPATRYREDPVRIIRAIRFSAKLAALGFKMEAKTAAPLVESSRLLADVPQSRLFDEMLKLLQTGHAIATVEQLNKLGLARGIYPLLDVVVERADQPFVKAALQDTDRRVGEGKPVAPSFLLACVLWADVRDGWAQRQEGRHGQRAQPPFPALQDAIDDVFNARIGDVSGRGKLAADMREIWMMQPRFDKRTGSTPYSLVEQARFRAAFDFMRLRADVGEVSEAIAEWWQEFSTADDLRRQDLLEQVRDEQKVRQRVRIRETAPAPKAPVRPRSEMAARLPDAAGENEDEPEVEAGAVPPDGEAVPRKRRRRRKPRPAGGGGSGGSGGEGGGSAAGA, encoded by the coding sequence ATGATCAAGAAATTCATCGACAAGCTGCTCGGCAAGAGCGCCGACAGCACGCAGGGCAAGAGCCGCTTCGGCAAGCGCCAGGAGGTGCCGGCAGAGGTTCACAAGATCGATCCGGCCCTGGTCGACGAACGCGCGAAGAACGTGGTCACCACGCTGCAGCAGGCGGGCTTCGAGGCCTACGTGGTGGGCGGTGCGGTGCGTGACCTGCTGCTGGGGCTGCGCCCCAAGGACTTCGACGTGGCCACCAACGCCACGCCCGAGCAGGTCAAGTCGCTGTTCCGCCGCGCCTTCATCATCGGCCGGCGTTTTCGCATCGTGCACGTGGTGTACGGCCGCGGGCGCGAGCACGAGGTGATCGAGGTCTCGACCTTCCGCGCCTACATGGACAACACCGCGGCCGAGCAGGTGTCGGGCAACGAGCGCACCAGCAAGGGCGAACTGGCGAGCATGAAGCACGCCGTGGACGCCAGTGGCCGCGTGCTGCGCGACAACGTCTGGGGTCCGCAGGAGGAAGACGCGGCGCGCCGCGACTTCACCGTGAACGCCATGTACTACGACCCGGCCAACCAGGTCGTTGTCGACTATCACAACGGCATCAAGGACGCGCAGAAGCTCACGCTGCGCATGATCGGCGACCCGGCCACGCGCTATCGCGAAGACCCGGTGCGCATCATCCGCGCCATCCGCTTCTCCGCAAAGCTCGCCGCCCTCGGCTTCAAGATGGAGGCCAAGACGGCCGCGCCGCTGGTCGAATCGAGCCGGCTGCTGGCCGACGTGCCGCAGAGTCGCCTGTTCGACGAAATGCTCAAGTTGTTGCAGACCGGCCATGCGATCGCGACCGTCGAGCAACTCAACAAGCTCGGCCTGGCGCGCGGCATCTATCCGCTGCTCGACGTGGTGGTCGAACGTGCCGACCAGCCCTTCGTGAAGGCCGCCCTGCAGGACACCGACCGCCGCGTGGGCGAGGGCAAGCCGGTGGCGCCGAGCTTCCTGCTGGCCTGCGTGCTGTGGGCCGACGTGCGTGATGGCTGGGCCCAGCGCCAGGAAGGCCGCCACGGCCAGCGCGCGCAGCCGCCGTTCCCGGCGCTGCAGGACGCGATCGACGATGTTTTCAACGCGCGTATCGGCGACGTCTCGGGCCGCGGCAAGCTGGCCGCCGACATGCGCGAGATCTGGATGATGCAGCCGCGCTTCGACAAGCGCACCGGCTCCACGCCCTACAGCCTGGTCGAGCAGGCGCGTTTCCGCGCCGCTTTCGACTTCATGCGCCTGCGTGCCGACGTGGGCGAGGTGAGCGAGGCCATCGCCGAGTGGTGGCAGGAGTTCAGCACCGCCGACGATCTGCGTCGCCAGGACCTGCTGGAGCAGGTGCGCGACGAGCAGAAGGTGCGCCAGCGTGTGCGCATCCGCGAAACCGCGCCCGCGCCCAAGGCGCCCGTCAGGCCGCGCAGCGAGATGGCTGCGCGCCTGCCCGACGCCGCTGGCGAGAACGAGGACGAGCCGGAAGTCGAGGCCGGTGCCGTGCCGCCCGACGGCGAAGCCGTGCCGCGCAAGCGCCGGCGCCGCCGCAAGCCGCGTCCGGCGGGCGGCGGTGGCTCTGGCGGTTCCGGCGGTGAGGGCGGCGGGAGCGCCGCAGGCGCATGA
- the folK gene encoding 2-amino-4-hydroxy-6-hydroxymethyldihydropteridine diphosphokinase, translating to MSATGRPKDGKKSSGRPPAGKSARGGTGGGRGGDGVPARRPAARPSGKPVSGSGPAMRRPKEDYPTVQAFVAIGANLGDAQAAVRAAMDAIGTIERTVVTARSSLYQSAPVEATGPDYINAVVAVRTGLTAEAFLSELQLLEEQAGRERPFPNAPRTLDLDLLMHGNTVKDTPALTLPHPRMRERAFVIKPLAEIAPDKVPRAALARVSGQVIQRLR from the coding sequence ATGAGCGCCACCGGTCGGCCGAAGGACGGCAAGAAAAGCAGCGGCAGGCCGCCTGCGGGCAAATCGGCCAGGGGCGGTACAGGCGGTGGGCGCGGCGGCGACGGCGTGCCCGCGCGTCGTCCTGCGGCGCGGCCTTCGGGCAAGCCGGTCTCAGGCAGCGGTCCGGCGATGCGCCGCCCGAAGGAGGACTATCCGACGGTGCAGGCCTTCGTCGCCATCGGTGCCAATCTGGGCGATGCCCAGGCGGCCGTGCGGGCGGCGATGGACGCCATCGGCACCATCGAGCGCACCGTGGTGACGGCGCGTTCGTCGCTATACCAGAGCGCGCCGGTCGAGGCGACCGGGCCCGACTACATCAACGCCGTCGTGGCGGTGCGCACCGGCCTGACGGCCGAGGCTTTTCTTTCCGAACTGCAACTGCTCGAGGAGCAGGCCGGGCGCGAGCGGCCGTTTCCCAATGCACCGCGCACGCTCGACCTCGACCTGCTGATGCACGGCAACACCGTCAAGGACACGCCCGCGCTCACGCTGCCGCATCCGCGCATGCGCGAGCGCGCCTTCGTGATCAAGCCGCTGGCCGAGATCGCCCCCGACAAGGTGCCGCGCGCGGCGCTTGCCCGCGTGTCGGGCCAGGTCATCCAGCGATTGCGCTGA
- a CDS encoding trimeric intracellular cation channel family protein, with amino-acid sequence MLLYVLDLAGVAVFAISGVLAAGHAGLDWLGVVVIASVTAVGGGTLRDLLLDRHPVFWIRDVRYVYVILAACAAGIAWAHAMPIPEHALALADALGLGLFAITGAQIAEERRLPAVIVMLVGTMTGAAGGLLRDVFTARIPLLLSSGIYGSAAIAGIAGYLLLQAARMPRRWAFHWGVLLIVALRMGGIYGGWHLPVLRLAG; translated from the coding sequence ATGCTGCTGTACGTGCTCGATCTCGCCGGCGTGGCCGTGTTCGCGATCAGCGGCGTGCTGGCGGCGGGCCATGCGGGACTCGACTGGCTGGGCGTGGTGGTGATCGCTTCCGTCACGGCCGTGGGCGGCGGCACCCTGCGCGACCTGCTGCTGGACCGCCACCCCGTCTTCTGGATCCGCGACGTGCGCTACGTGTACGTGATCCTGGCCGCCTGCGCGGCCGGCATCGCCTGGGCGCACGCCATGCCGATCCCCGAGCACGCCCTGGCGTTGGCCGATGCGCTCGGGCTGGGGCTTTTCGCCATCACCGGCGCGCAGATCGCCGAGGAGCGCCGCCTTCCGGCCGTCATCGTGATGCTGGTGGGCACCATGACGGGCGCGGCCGGCGGCCTGCTGCGCGACGTCTTCACCGCCCGCATCCCGCTGCTGCTGAGCAGCGGCATCTACGGCTCGGCGGCCATCGCCGGCATTGCCGGCTACCTGCTGCTGCAGGCCGCCCGCATGCCGCGGCGCTGGGCTTTCCATTGGGGTGTGCTGCTGATCGTGGCGCTGCGCATGGGCGGCATCTACGGCGGCTGGCACCTGCCGGTGCTGCGGCTGGCGGGTTGA
- a CDS encoding DUF47 domain-containing protein yields the protein MFGKLLPREGNFFEMFNQHAERIVEAARAFEQLVANYSDVHLREQYNRDVDNAERAADRVTHDVNRLIHKTFITPIDREQIHKLINTMDDVADLIQDSAETMALYDVRHMTDEIVRLTALSVKCCDRLKDAVKFLGKIADPAVAEATLKTCEEIDRLESDADRVMRSAMSKLFREEPDVREVIKLKAIYELLETITDKCEDVANVIEGIVLENS from the coding sequence ATGTTCGGCAAGCTGCTGCCCCGCGAGGGCAATTTCTTCGAGATGTTCAACCAGCACGCCGAGCGCATCGTGGAGGCTGCGCGGGCGTTCGAGCAACTGGTGGCCAATTACAGCGACGTGCATCTGCGCGAGCAGTACAACCGCGACGTCGACAACGCCGAGCGCGCCGCCGACCGCGTGACGCACGACGTCAACCGCCTGATCCACAAGACCTTCATCACGCCCATCGACCGCGAGCAGATCCACAAGCTCATCAACACTATGGACGACGTGGCCGACCTGATCCAGGACTCAGCCGAGACCATGGCGCTGTACGACGTGCGCCACATGACCGACGAGATCGTGCGCCTCACGGCACTTAGCGTGAAGTGTTGCGACCGCCTGAAGGACGCCGTCAAGTTCCTCGGCAAGATCGCCGACCCGGCCGTGGCCGAGGCCACGCTGAAGACCTGCGAGGAAATCGACCGCCTCGAGTCGGACGCCGACCGCGTCATGCGCAGCGCCATGAGCAAGCTGTTCCGCGAGGAGCCCGACGTGCGAGAGGTCATCAAGCTCAAGGCGATCTACGAACTTCTCGAGACGATCACCGACAAGTGCGAGGACGTGGCCAACGTGATCGAGGGCATCGTCCTCGAGAATTCCTGA